From Methylopila sp. M107, a single genomic window includes:
- a CDS encoding HEPN domain-containing protein — translation MIGADDLMAKAERALATAVLVLAEGDPDAAAGRAYYAVFNAARAALARIADVDPETIKTHTGLIARFSEALIRTGSVAPEFGRTLAVLAKDRAIADYDGRVIDATKAAEDVERAEAFVAEVRRLLSAWSDAP, via the coding sequence ATGATCGGCGCCGACGACCTGATGGCCAAGGCGGAACGCGCGCTCGCGACGGCGGTGCTTGTGCTTGCGGAGGGTGATCCTGACGCCGCCGCAGGGCGCGCCTACTACGCCGTGTTCAATGCCGCGCGCGCAGCGCTTGCGAGGATCGCGGACGTCGATCCGGAAACGATCAAGACACACACGGGGTTGATCGCCCGCTTCTCGGAGGCGCTGATCAGGACGGGCTCCGTTGCGCCGGAGTTCGGACGGACGCTCGCCGTGCTCGCGAAGGATCGAGCGATCGCCGATTACGACGGGCGGGTCATTGACGCCACGAAGGCTGCGGAGGATGTCGAGCGCGCCGAAGCCTTCGTCGCGGAAGTAAGGCGACTGCTATCGGCGTGGAGCGACGCTCCATGA
- a CDS encoding nucleotidyltransferase domain-containing protein produces the protein MTEREGLTPKAAAAAWRPPTEQEVERDLAAFAALVRETLGGHVEGVYLFGSRARGDNHPDSDADVAVVVDDETARRHGLETELVELAFDILLSGKTVIEPFLVPLSGWFDPDLQHNQYLGRAMKRDGRAVS, from the coding sequence GTGACAGAGCGCGAAGGCCTGACCCCAAAGGCGGCTGCGGCCGCCTGGCGGCCGCCGACTGAACAGGAGGTGGAGCGAGACCTTGCCGCATTCGCGGCGCTTGTCCGCGAAACGCTCGGCGGGCATGTGGAAGGCGTCTATCTGTTCGGCAGCCGGGCGCGCGGCGACAATCATCCCGACAGCGACGCCGATGTCGCGGTGGTCGTCGACGACGAGACCGCGCGGCGGCACGGACTCGAAACCGAACTCGTCGAGCTCGCCTTCGACATCCTGCTGTCCGGCAAGACCGTGATCGAGCCGTTTCTTGTGCCGCTTTCGGGATGGTTTGATCCCGATCTCCAGCACAACCAATATCTGGGGCGCGCCATGAAGCGCGACGGACGAGCGGTGTCATGA
- the cysS gene encoding cysteine--tRNA ligase, producing MTSLKLYNSLTRTKDAFAPIDPSDVRMYVCGPTVYDRAHIGNARPVIVFDLLFRLLRHVYGENAVTYVRNITDVDDKINARAAERGITIRELTEGTAKGFHEDVAGLGCLSPTHEPRATEFVCRGENELDMVKLVERLIAGGHAYAAEGHVLFDVSSMPAYGQLARRSLDDMQAGARVEVAPYKKGAMDFVLWKPSAAAEPGWDSPWGRGRPGWHLECSAMSAALLGEVFDIHGGGIDLIFPHHENEIAQSTCCFGHDRMANVWMHNGFLQVEGEKMAKSAGNFVTIREVLNDWPGDVARLAMYAAHYRQPINWTLKGLQEAEKTLGQWFDAAAEGAEARPAPGVVEALADDLNTPKMIAEIHRLKSDGGRKALAGTLQFLGFRPDDYADWSASHAPELAISVAEIERLVDARLAARRDRNFAEADRIRDELLASGVVVKDGAEGTTWEAAR from the coding sequence GTGACCTCGCTCAAGCTCTACAATTCGCTGACCCGGACGAAGGACGCCTTCGCGCCGATCGATCCTTCCGACGTGCGCATGTATGTCTGCGGGCCGACGGTCTACGACCGCGCCCATATCGGCAACGCCCGGCCCGTCATCGTCTTCGACCTGCTGTTCCGGCTTCTCCGCCACGTCTATGGCGAGAACGCCGTCACCTATGTGCGCAACATCACGGACGTCGACGACAAGATCAACGCGCGCGCCGCGGAGCGCGGGATCACGATCCGCGAGCTGACCGAAGGCACCGCGAAGGGCTTTCATGAGGACGTCGCGGGCCTTGGCTGCCTGTCGCCGACCCACGAGCCGCGCGCGACCGAGTTCGTCTGCCGCGGCGAGAACGAGCTCGACATGGTCAAGCTCGTCGAACGGCTGATCGCCGGGGGCCACGCCTATGCGGCCGAGGGGCACGTCCTGTTCGACGTCTCGTCCATGCCGGCCTACGGGCAGCTTGCGCGCCGCTCGCTCGACGACATGCAGGCCGGCGCCCGCGTCGAGGTCGCTCCCTACAAGAAGGGCGCGATGGATTTCGTGCTGTGGAAGCCTTCCGCCGCCGCAGAGCCGGGCTGGGACAGCCCGTGGGGGCGGGGGCGTCCGGGCTGGCACCTCGAATGCTCGGCGATGTCGGCCGCTCTGCTGGGCGAGGTGTTCGACATCCATGGCGGCGGCATCGACCTGATCTTCCCGCACCATGAGAACGAGATCGCCCAGTCGACCTGCTGCTTCGGCCACGACCGCATGGCCAATGTGTGGATGCACAATGGCTTCCTACAGGTCGAGGGCGAGAAGATGGCGAAGTCCGCCGGCAACTTCGTCACGATCCGCGAGGTGCTGAACGACTGGCCGGGCGACGTCGCGCGGCTCGCGATGTATGCGGCGCATTACCGCCAGCCGATAAACTGGACGCTGAAGGGTCTGCAGGAAGCCGAGAAGACTCTAGGCCAATGGTTCGACGCTGCGGCCGAGGGGGCTGAGGCGCGTCCGGCGCCGGGCGTCGTCGAGGCGCTCGCCGACGACCTCAACACGCCGAAGATGATCGCCGAAATCCACCGGCTGAAGTCGGATGGCGGCCGCAAGGCGCTTGCGGGCACGCTTCAGTTCCTCGGCTTCCGGCCGGACGACTATGCCGACTGGTCGGCGAGCCACGCGCCGGAGCTGGCGATATCGGTCGCCGAGATCGAGCGCCTCGTCGACGCCCGCCTCGCCGCGCGCCGCGACAGGAACTTCGCGGAGGCCGACCGCATCCGCGACGAGCTGCTCGCAAGCGGCGTGGTCGTGAAGGACGGGGCGGAGGGCACCACCTGGGAAGCGGCGCGGTGA
- a CDS encoding aldehyde dehydrogenase has translation MKPASSRRFDILNATTEESLGHVPEATEADVDRAVAAAREAYEHSGWATMAPSERAAALNRFADALQKRSDELTRSVTLQNGMPIGLAQALEGGFGIGFLRYYADVISSAKEDKRPSQMGKETLVERSPIGVVAAIVPWNYPVTLAMSKIAPALAAGCTIVVKPSPSTVLDSYVLADAAEEAQLPPGVINWVAADREVGAYLVSHPGVDKVAFTGSTGAGRSVAVACAQLLRPVTLELGGKSAAIILDDASVDAIWPGLQFISLMNNGQTCVACSRILAPKHRYGEIVDDIAARVSALSVGDPMDPSTQVGPMATSAHRDRVEGYIAKGKSEGGRVVAGGGRPNINHGWFVEPTVFADIDNNATIAQEEIFGPVLSIIPYDGEDDAVRIANDSIYGLGGSVYSADPERAKSIARRVKTGTVGINGYPVAIGSPFGGVKQSGIGREFGPEALAGYQQLKSIYVSG, from the coding sequence GTGAAGCCGGCCTCGTCGCGGCGCTTCGACATCCTGAACGCCACGACGGAAGAGAGCCTGGGCCACGTTCCCGAGGCGACCGAAGCCGACGTCGACCGGGCGGTCGCGGCGGCGCGCGAGGCGTACGAGCATTCGGGATGGGCCACGATGGCGCCTTCGGAGCGCGCCGCGGCGCTGAACCGCTTCGCGGACGCTCTGCAGAAGCGCAGCGACGAACTCACGCGCTCGGTGACCTTGCAGAACGGGATGCCGATCGGCCTCGCCCAGGCGCTCGAGGGCGGCTTCGGGATCGGGTTCCTGCGCTACTACGCCGATGTCATCTCCTCGGCCAAAGAGGACAAGCGGCCCTCGCAGATGGGCAAGGAGACGCTTGTCGAGCGCAGCCCGATCGGCGTCGTCGCGGCGATCGTCCCCTGGAACTATCCCGTGACGCTCGCGATGAGCAAGATCGCCCCGGCGCTTGCGGCCGGCTGCACGATCGTCGTCAAGCCGTCGCCGAGCACCGTGCTCGACAGCTACGTGCTGGCCGACGCCGCCGAGGAAGCGCAGCTTCCGCCGGGCGTGATCAACTGGGTCGCGGCGGATCGCGAGGTCGGCGCCTATCTCGTCTCGCATCCCGGCGTCGACAAGGTCGCATTCACCGGATCGACCGGCGCAGGCCGGTCGGTCGCGGTGGCCTGCGCCCAGCTCCTGCGTCCGGTGACGCTGGAGCTGGGCGGCAAGTCGGCCGCGATCATCCTGGACGACGCCAGCGTGGACGCGATCTGGCCGGGCCTCCAGTTCATCTCTTTGATGAACAACGGGCAGACCTGCGTCGCCTGCAGCCGCATCCTTGCTCCGAAACACCGCTATGGCGAGATCGTCGACGACATCGCCGCCCGCGTCTCGGCGCTCAGCGTCGGCGACCCGATGGACCCGTCGACCCAGGTCGGCCCGATGGCCACCAGCGCGCATCGGGACCGCGTCGAGGGCTACATCGCCAAGGGCAAGTCCGAGGGCGGCAGGGTCGTCGCCGGCGGCGGCCGTCCGAACATCAATCACGGCTGGTTCGTCGAACCGACGGTGTTCGCGGACATCGACAACAACGCGACCATCGCGCAGGAGGAGATCTTCGGGCCGGTCCTGTCGATCATTCCCTACGACGGCGAAGACGACGCGGTGCGGATCGCCAACGACTCGATCTACGGGCTCGGCGGATCGGTCTACAGCGCCGACCCTGAGCGGGCGAAGTCGATCGCCCGTCGCGTCAAGACAGGCACGGTCGGCATCAACGGCTATCCGGTCGCGATCGGCTCTCCCTTCGGCGGCGTCAAGCAGAGCGGCATCGGGCGCGAGTTCGGCCCCGAGGCGCTCGCCGGATACCAGCAGCTGAAGTCGATCTACGTCAGCGGCTGA
- a CDS encoding sulfatase, with translation MAGQFTRREALKGVAGGAAAAALGAALATPALAKGSKRPNVLFIPIDDLNDWTGWLGGYPGVETPNLDRLAKLVTGFTRAYTPAPACQAARAAILFGIEPFRSGVYTNKTANWPDTNLKDRPSIVRWFKEAGYETIGTGKIFHGGWRRADDGPEENDPKAWSRFEYLPKLLEGGKEGPNNWGPSGEKTSETEDVGRAKWLVKTVLSKRSDKPFFASFGVRKPHMPWVVPQKWFDAYPIDEVRYPLGALDTGNASVASNRDDRDLPEGGRAMARQFADDHRKIIAGKGWKSAIQAYLAAVSLADHAVGLVLDGLSEGPNAADTIICVWSDHGWQLGEKLAWRKFTLWERATHVPLLIGGPGLKSGLSSALISTIDIYPTLAELGVGEAPTGLDGVSFAGRLRDGGAEPRDHVLSTWALDVDGGASGDEDKHFAVRTKTHRLIQYGNGDRELYDNSQDPWEWNNLYDAPSKASIALADRLAANLPRSPVPQASAGGKVVAED, from the coding sequence ATGGCCGGACAGTTCACACGACGGGAGGCGCTGAAGGGCGTCGCAGGGGGGGCGGCTGCGGCCGCCTTGGGCGCGGCGCTCGCGACGCCCGCGCTCGCGAAAGGCAGCAAGCGTCCCAACGTCCTGTTCATCCCGATCGACGACCTGAACGACTGGACCGGCTGGCTCGGCGGCTATCCGGGCGTGGAGACGCCCAATCTCGATCGTCTCGCCAAACTCGTGACGGGCTTCACCCGCGCCTACACCCCAGCCCCCGCCTGCCAGGCGGCGCGCGCCGCGATCCTATTCGGGATCGAGCCCTTTCGGTCGGGCGTCTACACCAACAAGACCGCGAACTGGCCCGACACCAATCTGAAGGACCGGCCGTCGATCGTGCGCTGGTTCAAGGAAGCCGGTTACGAGACGATCGGCACCGGAAAGATCTTCCATGGCGGCTGGCGCCGCGCGGACGACGGGCCGGAGGAGAACGATCCGAAGGCTTGGTCGCGGTTCGAGTATCTTCCAAAGCTGTTGGAGGGCGGCAAGGAGGGCCCGAACAACTGGGGACCGAGCGGCGAGAAGACCTCGGAGACCGAAGACGTCGGCCGCGCCAAGTGGCTGGTGAAGACCGTCCTCTCGAAACGCTCCGACAAACCCTTCTTCGCCTCCTTCGGCGTCCGCAAGCCGCACATGCCTTGGGTCGTGCCGCAGAAGTGGTTCGACGCCTATCCGATCGACGAGGTGCGATATCCACTCGGCGCGCTCGACACCGGCAACGCCAGCGTCGCCTCGAACAGGGACGACCGCGACCTGCCGGAAGGCGGCAGGGCGATGGCGCGGCAATTCGCCGACGACCATCGCAAGATCATCGCGGGCAAGGGCTGGAAGTCGGCGATCCAGGCCTATCTCGCGGCGGTCTCGCTCGCGGACCACGCTGTCGGCCTTGTGCTCGACGGGCTTTCGGAGGGCCCCAACGCCGCCGACACGATCATCTGCGTCTGGTCTGACCATGGCTGGCAGCTCGGCGAAAAGCTCGCCTGGCGGAAGTTCACGCTCTGGGAACGCGCGACCCATGTGCCGTTGCTGATCGGCGGCCCGGGCCTGAAGTCCGGCCTGTCGAGCGCCCTGATCTCCACCATCGACATCTATCCGACGCTCGCTGAACTCGGCGTCGGCGAGGCGCCCACGGGGCTCGACGGCGTCTCGTTCGCCGGGCGACTGCGCGACGGCGGCGCGGAGCCGCGCGACCATGTGCTGTCGACCTGGGCGCTCGACGTCGATGGAGGCGCCTCGGGCGACGAAGACAAGCACTTCGCCGTCCGCACCAAAACGCACCGGCTGATCCAGTACGGCAATGGCGACAGGGAACTCTACGACAACAGCCAGGACCCCTGGGAGTGGAACAATCTCTACGACGCGCCGTCGAAGGCGAGCATTGCGCTCGCCGACCGGCTCGCCGCCAACCTGCCGAGGTCGCCCGTGCCCCAAGCATCGGCTGGCGGCAAGGTCGTGGCTGAGGATTAG
- a CDS encoding OmpA family protein, with the protein MTIRCAFAAALIALGLGSPAFAADAVGCKDLSGLKRFEGSTIALCEKKTFAEYTLATGPVKSFDFGKKVGVYDQKLDLEGRLVQNVYAVPKGPSSAEVFRNYKQELEAKGFKILFEAKKSEIGDGLQRVMEQGAGGQTFGYSQEEARFVSAEKEADGVKTHLGIYVVEYADGYNPVVNPVKGQVYVRVDEIQSGELKNQMVLVSAEEIAKGLDSSGRVALYGLLFDFNKATLQPESKPTLDEIAKFLKANPGQKVHVVGHTDNVGGVEFNQKLSQARANAVVAELSKGYGVQAARMRPVGVGLLSPVASNAEEDGRAKNRRVELLPQ; encoded by the coding sequence ATGACCATCCGCTGCGCATTCGCGGCCGCGCTGATCGCGCTCGGCCTCGGCTCCCCCGCCTTTGCGGCCGACGCCGTGGGTTGCAAGGACCTTTCGGGCCTCAAGCGCTTCGAAGGCTCGACCATCGCGCTCTGTGAAAAGAAGACGTTCGCGGAATACACGCTCGCCACCGGCCCGGTGAAGAGCTTCGACTTCGGCAAGAAGGTCGGGGTCTACGACCAGAAGCTCGATCTCGAAGGCCGGCTCGTCCAGAACGTCTATGCCGTGCCGAAGGGACCCTCCTCCGCGGAGGTGTTCCGCAACTACAAGCAGGAGCTCGAGGCCAAGGGTTTTAAGATCCTGTTCGAGGCCAAGAAATCCGAGATCGGCGACGGGCTGCAGCGCGTCATGGAGCAGGGCGCGGGCGGCCAGACCTTCGGCTACAGCCAGGAAGAGGCGCGTTTCGTCTCGGCCGAGAAGGAGGCCGACGGCGTCAAGACGCATCTCGGCATCTACGTCGTCGAATATGCCGACGGCTACAATCCGGTCGTGAACCCTGTGAAGGGCCAGGTCTATGTCCGGGTCGACGAGATCCAGAGCGGCGAGTTGAAGAACCAGATGGTGCTGGTCTCGGCCGAGGAGATCGCGAAGGGCCTCGACAGTTCAGGCCGCGTCGCGCTCTACGGCCTTCTGTTCGACTTCAACAAGGCGACGCTGCAGCCGGAGTCGAAGCCGACGCTCGACGAGATCGCGAAGTTCCTGAAGGCGAACCCCGGCCAGAAGGTCCATGTCGTCGGCCACACCGACAATGTCGGCGGCGTCGAGTTCAACCAGAAGCTTTCCCAGGCGCGCGCCAATGCGGTCGTCGCGGAGCTTTCGAAAGGCTACGGCGTGCAAGCCGCGCGAATGCGGCCCGTAGGCGTCGGCCTGCTGTCGCCGGTGGCGTCGAATGCGGAGGAAGACGGCCGCGCGAAGAACCGCCGGGTCGAACTGCTGCCGCAGTGA
- the cimA gene encoding citramalate synthase, producing MSRDRLYLFDTTLRDGAQTAGVDFTLEDKIAVAKLLDGLGVDYVEGGYPGANPTDTEFFAARRTERATFTAFGMTKRAGRSAANDPGLQGVLQASAKACCFVAKSWDFHVEHALGVTLDENLASIRETVAASVAAGRETLVDCEHFFDGYKANPDYALACAKAAFEAGARWVVLCDTNGGTTPEEVSAIVTAASAVVPAKNLGIHAHDDMGLAVANSLAAVRAGARQIQGTLNGLGERCGNANLTTIIPTLKLKPEFAENFETGVSNEALAGLSSLSRAFDELLNRPANRYAPYVGANAFATKAGIHASAILKDPRTYEHVSPDNVGNHRRLLVSDQGGKSNLLSELARVGVEVDKSDPRLDLLLARVKEREAQGYAYEGAEASFALLAKRALGRVPDFFTVESFRVMVARRRAPNGELIAVSEAVVKVTVDGEPLITAAEGIGPVNALDLALRKDLGRYQPYIADLKLTDYKVRILNGGTDAITRVLIESTDGEGEVWTTVGVSPNVVDASFEALTDSLTYKLLKAGAPAP from the coding sequence ATGAGCCGCGATCGCCTCTACCTGTTCGACACGACGCTTCGCGACGGCGCGCAGACGGCGGGCGTCGACTTCACGCTCGAAGACAAGATCGCCGTCGCGAAGCTGCTCGACGGGCTCGGGGTCGACTATGTCGAGGGGGGCTATCCGGGCGCGAACCCGACCGACACGGAATTCTTCGCCGCGCGGCGCACCGAACGGGCGACCTTCACCGCCTTCGGCATGACCAAGCGGGCAGGGCGCTCGGCCGCGAACGATCCGGGCCTGCAGGGCGTGCTGCAGGCGAGCGCTAAGGCCTGCTGCTTCGTGGCGAAGAGCTGGGATTTCCATGTCGAGCACGCGCTCGGCGTGACGCTGGACGAAAACCTCGCCTCCATCCGCGAGACGGTCGCCGCCTCGGTCGCCGCGGGTCGCGAGACTCTGGTCGACTGCGAGCATTTCTTTGACGGCTACAAGGCCAACCCGGATTACGCGCTCGCTTGCGCCAAGGCGGCGTTCGAGGCCGGCGCGCGCTGGGTGGTGCTGTGCGACACCAATGGCGGGACGACCCCGGAAGAGGTTTCGGCGATCGTGACGGCGGCGTCCGCGGTCGTGCCCGCAAAGAACCTCGGCATCCACGCCCATGACGACATGGGGCTTGCGGTCGCGAATTCGTTGGCGGCCGTGCGGGCCGGCGCGCGGCAGATCCAGGGCACATTGAACGGCCTTGGGGAGCGCTGCGGCAACGCGAACCTGACCACCATCATTCCCACGCTGAAGCTGAAGCCGGAGTTCGCCGAGAACTTCGAGACCGGCGTTTCCAACGAGGCGCTCGCGGGTCTGTCGTCCCTGTCGCGCGCCTTCGACGAGCTGCTGAACCGTCCCGCGAACCGCTATGCGCCTTACGTCGGCGCCAACGCCTTCGCGACCAAGGCCGGCATACACGCCTCCGCGATCCTGAAGGACCCGCGCACCTACGAGCACGTCTCGCCCGACAATGTCGGCAATCACCGCCGGCTGCTTGTCTCCGATCAGGGCGGCAAATCGAATCTTTTATCCGAGCTCGCGCGCGTGGGCGTCGAGGTCGACAAGTCGGACCCGAGGCTCGACCTGTTGCTGGCGCGCGTGAAGGAGCGCGAGGCGCAAGGCTACGCCTATGAGGGCGCGGAGGCCTCGTTCGCGTTGCTCGCCAAGCGCGCGCTCGGCCGCGTGCCGGATTTTTTCACGGTGGAAAGTTTCCGCGTGATGGTGGCGCGCAGGCGGGCCCCGAACGGCGAGCTGATCGCGGTGTCGGAGGCGGTCGTGAAGGTGACGGTCGACGGCGAGCCGCTGATCACGGCCGCGGAGGGCATCGGCCCGGTCAACGCGCTCGACCTCGCGCTCCGCAAGGACCTTGGGCGCTACCAGCCTTACATCGCGGACCTGAAGCTCACCGACTACAAGGTCCGCATCCTCAACGGCGGCACCGACGCGATCACCCGCGTGCTGATCGAGTCGACCGACGGCGAGGGCGAGGTCTGGACCACGGTCGGCGTGTCGCCAAACGTCGTCGACGCCTCGTTCGAGGCGCTGACCGACAGCCTGACCTACAAGCTGCTCAAGGCCGGCGCGCCGGCGCCGTGA